The Streptomyces sp. NBC_00236 DNA window GCCGCCGACCGCCCCAACGCCGGTCTGCTCATCGACATGTGGCACCTCTTCCGTGACCCGACGGGCGTCGGCTCGGTCGATCAGCTCACGGGCGCGCAGATCGCGGGCGTGGAATTCGGCGACGCCCCGCGCACCCCGTCCCCCGACGTCATGAACGAGGTACTCAGCGGCCGCCTGCTGCCCGGTGACGGCGATTTCGACATCACCGGACTGCTGCGCACGCTGGACGCCAAGGGCGTCGACGTCACCCCGTCCGTGGAGGTCCTCTCCGCCGACCTGCGCGACCTGCCGCTCAGCGAGAACATCGCCCGCACCGCCGCCGCCGTGCGCGCCGCCCTCGAGAAGGCCCGTGGCTGAGTGCGCCACCCCCACCCACCGAGCGCAGAGACCTCTGGAGAAGGAACCATGTCCGATCTCGTCGACGCATGTCCGCACGCCCAGCCCCGCCCCTTCCCCCTGGAGCGCACCGGCTGCCCCCTGGACCCCGCACCGGAGTACGCGGTGCTGCGGGAGACCGAGCCGGTCTCCCGGGTCAAGCTCAGGTTCAACGGCCGTGAGGCCTGGCTCCTCACCCGGTACGAGGACGTCCGGCAGATGCTGGTCGACCCCCGGTTCAGCTCCAACATGGCCGACCCCGGCTACCCGCTCCAGTTCCACTTCCCCATGGAACTGCTCGGCAAGGTCAAGCCCGCGCTGCTCCACATGGACCCGCCGGAGCACACCGCGCACCGCATGATGCTGATGCCGGAGCTCAGTGTGAAGCGCGTCGAGGCGATGCGGCCGCGCACCCAGGAGATCGTCGACGAGTGCATCGACGCGATGCTGGAGCGGGGCGGCCCGGTCGACCTGGTGTCCATGCTGTCGATGCCCGTGCCGTCCATCGGCATGTGCGAGCTGACCGGCGTCCCGCACGAGTCGCGCGACCTGTTCCACCGCTGGGTCACCCTCCTCGTCACCCAGGGCAGCGCCGAGGAGCACGCCACGGCCAATGCCGAGGTCGAGGTGCTCCTCTACGAGCTCATCGCCGAGCGCCAGAAGAACCCCGGGGACGACCTGATCAGCAGTCTGCTCCAGCGCAACGGGGAGAAGAACGAGCTGGAACCGGCCGACATCAGCGCACTCGTACGGGCCATGATCGCCGCCGGCCACGAGAGCACCGTCAACGGCATCTCCATCGGCGCCCTCGTTCTCCTCCAGCACCCCGAGCAGGCCGACTGGCTCCGCGAGCACCCCGAGCTGTCGGGCCAGGCCGTCGACGAGCTGTCGCGCTACTCCAGCATCTCCGATCACGGCACCGTCCGCGTCGCGCTGGAGGACGCCGAGATCGGCGGCCAGCTGATCCGCAAGGGCGAGGGCGTCATCTGCTCGCTCTCCGCCTCCAATCACGACCCGGCGGTCTTCAAGGACCCCAACACCCTGGACCTGACCCGCCGCGAGGCACGCCACAACGTGGCGTTCGGCTTCGGACGCCACCAGTGCGCGGGCCAGATGCTCGTCCGCATGCAGCTGGAGGTCGTCTTCACGACCCTGCTGCGGCGCATCCCCGGACTGCGTCTCGACGCGGCCCTGGGCGAACTGCCCTTCAAGGCCAACGCCCTCATCGACGGCGTCCACGAGCTGCCGGTGACCTGGTAAAGGAGTTTTCCATGCGTGTGATCGTCGACAAAGAGCGTTGTGTCGCGGCCGGTTCCTGTGTGATCACCTCGCCCGCCGTCTTCGACCAGAACGACGAGGACGGCAAGGTCGTACTGCTGATCGAGACCCCGGACGAGAAGCTGCGCGAGGAAGTCCTGGAGTCCGTCAACGTGTGCCCGGTCGCGGCGCTGAGCGTCGCCGACTAGCTCCTCTCGTTTGGGATTCGACCACCCCCCCCGGAAGCCGGGGCACGGGCCCACCCCCTCCGGGCCCGTGCCCCGGCCGCACCGGGGTCTCACCACCCCGAAGAGCCCGGCCCCGTCGCGCGACGGCGTGGCCCGCTCGCCACCCACTCCCGAAAGCGACGTTGGAACCGTGGAGAATCCGAACACCACCTGCGCGCCGACGGCGCACGGGAACGGCGGGACGGTCCATTCCCTGCTCGACGACGCGGCCGCGGACACCCCGGACGGGCAGTGTCTGCGCGACGCCGCCGGTGAGGTGACGTACCGGCGGATGGCCGAACTCAGTCACGGCTTCGCCGTCTGGCTCAGCGAGCAGGGCGCGGCACGCGGTGACCGGCTGCTCGTGCAGATCCCCAGCCGGCGCGAGCTCGTGGCCATGGTCTACGGGGCCTCGCGCCTCGGTGTGATCCTGGTACCGCTCAACCCCGCGATGAAGGAGTACCACCTCCGGTCCGTCATCGAGGACGCCGAACCCTCCCTGATCATCGGCGACGGCCCCACCACCGAGGTCCTCGGCCGGGCCGCCGCTCTCCCCGTGCACGACCTCACGGCGATCTGGCCGCACGTCGAGGAGGCCGCGGGACGCCCGGCGCCCCCGCCCCTCGGCATCAGCGCGGACGACACCGCGTTCCTCGTCTACACCTCCGGCAGCACCGCCGCCCCCAAGGCGGTCGTGTGCCCGCACGCGCAGGTCACCTTCGCCTCCCGCGCCATCCAGGAGGTGCTGGGCTACCGCCCCGACGACGTCGTCTTCTGCCGCTTCCCGATCTCCTGGGACTACGGCCTGTACAAGGTGCTGCTCGCCTGCCTCGGACGCTCCCAACTGGTCCTGGACGGCGGCGAGTCCGACCTCGTACTGCTGCGGCGGATGCGCGAGACCGGTGCCACCGTGGTCCCCATCGTGCCGTCGCTGGCCACGATGATCGGCACCCTCGCCGCGCGCGACGCCCAGGACCCGCCCCCCGTGAGGATGTTCACCAACACCGGCGCGGCGCTTCCCGACCACGCGGTCACCGCCCTGCGCGAGGCGTTCCCCGGAGTGCAGGTGGTCCGCCAGTTCGGCCAGACCGAGTGCAAGCGCGTCAGCATCATGCCGCCGGACGAGGAACACCAGCGCCCCGGGTCGGTGGGGCTGCCGCTCCCCGGCACCACCGTCCTGATCCTCGACGCCGAGGGCCGGCCCCTCCCGGCGGGCGAGACCGGCGAGATCGTCGCCGCGGGACCGCACGTCATGCCCGGCTACTGGCGTCGCCCCGAACTCTCGGCGCGCACCTTCCGCCCCGACCCGGACAGCGGGGCGCTGCGGCTGCACACCGGCGACTACGGCCGGCTCGACGAGGACGGCTACCTCTACTTCGAGGGCCGCCGCGACGACATGTTCAAGCGCAAGGGCATCCGGATGAGCACGGTGGAGATCGAGGCCGCCGCCATGGACATACCCGGCGTGCGCACCGCCACGGCGCTGCCGCCCACCGACACCCGCGACCTGGTCATCTTCGCCGAGACGGATCTGGCTCCCCACACCGTTCTCAAGGAACTGGCCGAGCGTCTGGAGTCGGCCAAGGTGCCCGCCCTGTGCCGCGTCCTGGACGAACTGCCGCTGAGCCTGCACGGGAAGAACGCCCGGCAGGCACTGACCGAGATGATCGACGGGGAAGGGCGATGAGCCGATACCAGGCACTGGCCGAACGCTTCGGCACACCTCTGTACGTGTACGACCTCGACGAGGTCGACGCGGCACGTCAGCAGCTGCTCGAAGCCCTGCCCGAGGAGTTCACCCTCTTCTACGCCCTCAAGGCCAACCCGCACCCGGACCTGGTCCGGGCCCTGCGCGAGGGCGAAGGCCGCCACTGCCGGCCCGAGATCAGCTCCACCGGCGAACTGGAGTCCGCCCTCGCCGCAGGGTTCCGCGGCGAGGACTGCCTCTACACCGGCCCCGGCAAGACCCCGGGCGAGCTGGCCGAGGCGATCCGGCTGGGAGTCCGCGTCTTCTCCACCGACTCGGTCTCCGACGTCCGCCACGTGGCCGACGCGGCCCTGGCGAACGGTGCGACCGCCGACTGCCTGCTGCGCGTCAACAGCGCCACCGCCAGCGCCACCAGCAGCATCCGGATGACCGGCACCCCCTCGCAGTTCGGCTTCGACAGCGAGACCCTGGCCGGTGTCCTCCCCGAACTGCGCACGATCGCGGGCATCCGCATCACGGGGATGCACTTCTTCCCGCTGAGCAACGCCAAGGACGAGGAGAGCCTCGTCGGCGAGTTCCGGCACACCATCGAGCTGGCCGCCCGCCTCCAGGACGAACTGGACCTCCCCCTGCGCTTCCTCGACATCGGCGGAGGCTTCACCGTGCCCTACGCCGTTCCCGGTGGCCGGGGCGCGTACCCCAAGCTGCGCGGCGAACTCGCGGCCGCGCTGGACACGCACTTCCCCCAGTGGCGGACCGAGGGCCCCGAGCTCGCCTGCGAGTCGGGCCGCTACCTCGTCGGGGCGAGCGGCACGCTGGTCGCCTCGGTCAGCAACGTCAAGGTCAGCCGCGGCCGCAAGTTCGTCATCCTCGACGCGGGCATCAACACCTTCGGCGGCATGTCGGGCCTCGGCCGGCTGCTGCCCGTCGCCGTCGGGACCGAATCGGGGGAGTGCGTCGAATCCGCCAGTCTGGTGGGCCCGTTGTGCACCCCCGGTGACATCCTCGGCCGCGAGATAGACCTGCCGGCCCTCGCCCCGGGCGATCTGGTGACGATCCCCAACGCCGGTGCCTACGGGCCGACCGCCAGCCTGCTGATGTTCCTGGGCCGCCCGGCCCCCACGGAGGTGGTGGTGCGGGGCGACACGGTGCTGTCCGTCTCCCGGATCGAGCACAGCCGCTCCTACGCGGCCGTGGACGGAACGTCCGCGCGCACCGCTGCGGGAGAGGCGGAGTGAGCGCCGGCCTGATGCACGGCGCCACGGACACCGTGAGCCCGGCGGGCGGCCGACGCGGCACCGTGGTCGTCACGACCGTGGCCTCCGACTCGCACACCTGGAACCTCGTCTTCCTCCAGCTGCTCATCGAGGAGCTGGGCTACGAGGTCATCAACCTCGGCCCGTGCGTCCCGGACCAGGTCCTCATCGACGCCTGCCGGGAGACGGCCCCCGACCTGGTGGTGATCAGCAGCGTCAACGGGCACGGCCACCAGGACGGCCTGCGCGTCATCGACGCGCTGCGCGCCTGCGGTGAACTGGCCTCGACCCCGGTGGTCATCGGCGGCAAGCTCGGCGTCGCGGGGCAGCAGAGCGACGCGGCGATCGGCGAGCTGATGTCCGCCGGATTCGATGCCGTCTTCGACGACTCCTCCACCACCACGCGGGAGTTCAGCCGGTTCGTCGGCGCGCTGCCCGCGGCCGCCCGTCCCCTGGAACGTACCGAGGTCGTGGCGTGAGACCGGGCGCGCACCCGCTCCGGCGGACGGCCGAGGGCGCGCGCCCGGTGGACTTCGGAGCCTTCGTCCGCGCGAGAAGCCGGACCGGCGACCTGGTGGTCCAGCCCCGCATGGGGTTCAGCGACCCCGGCACCATGCGCGCGGGGCTGGCCGCCACCCGCGCCGCCGACGCCACGACGGTCGGCACCATCACCCTCGACAGCTATACGAGGGTCGGTGAACTCGCCTCCGTGGACTCGGCCCTGAGATCCGGTGCGAAGCTCAACGGATACCCCATCGTCACCTACGACCGGGCCGTGACCGGGCAGGTCCTCGCGGGCATCAGGGACGAGACGTTCCCGGTCCAGGTCAGGCACGGATCGGCGGTTCCCGGGGACATCTTCGCCGCGCTGCGCAGGACGCTGATCAATGCCACGGAGGGCGGCCCCGTCTCCTACTGCCTCCCCTACGGACGGACTCCGCTGGACGAGTCCGTACGGAACTGGGTCCGCTGCACCGAGGATTTCGCGCAGCTGCGGGAATCGGGAGTGGAACCCCATCTGGAGACGTTCGGCGGCTGCATGCTGGGCCAATTGTGCCCACCCAGTCAGCTGGTGGCGATCAGTCTGCTCGAAGCGCTGTTCTTCTGCCAGCACGGAATACGCAGTGTGTCGCTCAGTTATGCCCAGCAGACCCATCCGGGCCAGGACCGGGAAGCGGTCGCGGCTCTGCGGAGGCTCTGCGGCGAATTGCTTCCGACACCCAACTGGCACGTGGTCATCTACGCCTACATGGGCGTGTACCCGACCACGGACGAGGGGGCCTACCGGCTGCTCGACGAGGCGGCACGGCTCGCTGTCACCTCCGGGTCGGAGCGGCTCATCGTGAAGACCGTGGCGGAGTCCCGCCGGATCCCGACCGTCGCGGAGAACGTCGCCGCACTCGAGGCGGCGGCCCTGACCGCGAGGGCGGCGCGGGCCGGCGCCCCTGCCCCCGCCGAGTCCGACTCGCAGACATACCTGGAGGCCAGAGCGCTGATCGAGGGCGTACTCGAACTGTCCACCGACATCGGGCACGCATTCGAACTCGCCTTCAGGCAGGGGGCCCTGGACATCCCCTACTGCCTGCACCCGGACAACCACGGCCGGGCCCGCAGCTACATCGACGGCGACGGCCGGCTGCGGTGGGCAGGCATCGGGAGGCTGCCGCTGGCCGGGCTCGTCGGCCCGGCCCGCACCCGGGAGGTCACCGCGTCGGGACTGATCGCCGACCTCTCCTACGTACAAAGGGCGTTCGACAGGACGGCGCTGGAATCCGGTGGTGTCCGGGACCGTGACCGCGCGGATATCGCGCCGGCGGATTCCGGTTCCTCTTAGGGGGGCTCTAGGGGCTGTGCGCGGCCCTTCGCCTTCATAGCGTGACCCGCAGTGGTGCGGTTCCTTGGTGAATTCAGTCCGGTGACGGGCGACAATTGTGTGGAGTGCAGATGACTGAGTCGGAAAACTTCGTCTCTGGCACCGACGGTGTGCCGGACGGGGGTACGGAGCGGCAGGCCGCACTCGTGCGTGAGCTGGAATCCCTCCCCACCTCGGAGCAGACCAGGGTGCTGCTGGACCTGGTGCGCGAGAACACCTCGGCCGTCCTGCGGCAGACCCGGCCGGACACCACACAGACCGTGGACCCGGCACGCGCCTTCCGCGAGCTGGGGCTCGACTCCGTGGCGCTGGTGGCCCTGCACGCCCGGCTGATCGCGGCCACCGGCCTCCCCCTGCCCCCTACCGTCGCCTTCGACCACCCCTCACCGGCCGCCCTCGCCGCACATCTGCGCACCGAGGCCCTGGGCCTGCCGGACCTGCCCGATCCGGTCGTCGCGCCGGGCATCGCCACCGACGACCCGATCGCCGTCGTCGGCATCGGCTGCCGTTACCCCGGTGACGTGTCGTCGCCCGAGGAGCTGTGGCGGCTGGTCGCCGACGGAACCCACATCCGCGACGACTTCCCCACCGATCGCGGCTGGAACCTGGACCGTCTCTTCGACGACGACCCCACGACCCCCGGCACCACCTACGCCCGCCACGGCGGATTCCTCTCCGGCGCGGCCGGGTTCGACGCCGACTTCTTCTCCGTCAGCCCTCGTGAAGCCCTCGCCATGGACCCGCAGCAGCGTCTCGTGCTGGAGACCGTGTGGGAGGCCGTGGAGCGGGCCGGAATCGACGCGCAGACCCTGCGCTCCAGCCGGACCGGCGTCTTCGTCGCCGCGGAGCCGCAGGAGTACGCGATGCGCCTGCACGAAGCACCTGACGGTCTGGACGGCTATCTGCTCAGCGGCAACGCGCCCAGCGTGGTCTCCGGCCGGGTCGCCTACACACTCGGCCTGGAAGGCCCCGCGCTGACCGTCGACACCGCCTGCTCGGGTTCGCTGGTCGGCCTCCACCTCGCCGTCCAGTCCCTGCGGCGCGGCGAGTGCACCCTCGCACTGGCCGGCGGGGTCGCCGTCATGGGCAGCCCCGGCGTGTTCACCGCGTTCAGCCGGCAGCGCGGTCTGGCGGCCGACGGCACCGTCAAGGCGTTCGCCGCCGCCGCGGACGGCACGGCGTTCGCGGAGGGCGCCGGCGTGTTCGTCCTGGAACGCCTCTCCGACGCCCGGGCCAACAACCACCCGGTCCTCGCCGTCGTACGCGGCACGGCCATCAACCAGGACGGGGCGTCCAACGGCCTGACCGCACCGAGCGGCCGCGCCCAGCGCCAGGTCATCCGCCAGGCACTCGCGGACGCCGGACTCACCGCGGGCGAGGTCGACGCCATCGAGGCGCACGGCACCGGCACCACGCTCGGCGACCCCGTCGAGGCCCAGGCACTGCTCGCCACCTACGGGCAGGAGCGCACCGGGGGACCGGCCTGGCTCGGTTCGGTGAAGTCCAACATCGGGCACACCCAGGCGGCGGCGGGCGCGGCCGGACTGATTAAGATGATCATGGCGATGCGTCACGGGCTGCTGCCCGCGACACTGCACGTGGACGCCCCCTCGCCCAACGTCGACTGGTCGGCGGGGGAGGTCCGGCTGCTGACCGAACCCGTGCCGTGGGAGCCCGGCGAACGCCCCCGCAGGGCCGCCGTCTCCTCCTTCGGTGTCAGCGGCACCAACGCCCACATCGTCGTCGAGGAACCGCCGGCCGAGAGCGCGCAGAGCGACGCCGAGGGTGACGGCGCCCCGGCCGACGAGGGCCGGCCGCTGCCGGCGGTTCTCTCCGCGAAGACCGAGGCCGCCCTGCGCGACCAGGCGCGGCGCCTGCTGACCCACGTCGAGAGCACCCCGGGCACCCGGCCGCTCGACCTCGCCCACTCCCTGGCGACCACCCGCTCCGCGCTGCCGCACCGCGCCGTGGTGCTCGCCGGTGACCTCACGGGCCTCCTGGACGGACTGCGCGCCGTGGCCGACGGCCGCGAACTCCCGGGCGTCCTCGCCTCGGTCACCGAAGGCGGCGGCACCGCGTTCCTCTTCACCGGTCAGGGCAGCCAGCGCCTGGCCATGGGGCGTCGGCTGTACGACGCCTACCCGGTCTATGCCAAAGCCCTCGACAACGCCATCGGCTATCTCGATCTCCAGCTCGACCGCTCCCTGTGGGACGTCCTGTTCGCCGACGAGGGCAGCCCCGAGGCGGCTCTGCTGGACCGCACCATGTACGCGCAGGCGGCCCTCTTCGCCGTCGAGGTCGCCCTGTTCAGGCTCCTGGAGTCCTGGGGCGTTCACCCCGACTACGTGGCCGGGCACTCCATCGGCGAGCTGACCGCCGCCCATGTCGCCGGTGTGCTCTCGCTCGACGACGCCGCCACCCTCGTCGCCGCACGCGGCCGGCTGATGCAGGCGCTGCCGGAGGGCGGCGCCATGATCGCGGTGGAGGCCGACGAGGAGACGGTGGAACCGCTCCTCGCGCACTGCCGCGACACGGTGAGCATCGCCGCCGTCAACGGCCCCCGCGCGGTCGTCCTGTCCGGTGACGAGGACACGGTCACCGCCCTCGCCGCCCGGCTGGAGGCCGACGGCCACCGCACCAAGCGGCTCCGGGTCAGCCACGCGTTCCACTCGCCGCTGATGACACCCATGCTCGAAGAGTTCCGGCAGATCACCCGGATCCTCACCTACACCGCGCCGAAGATCCC harbors:
- a CDS encoding cytochrome P450, whose translation is MSDLVDACPHAQPRPFPLERTGCPLDPAPEYAVLRETEPVSRVKLRFNGREAWLLTRYEDVRQMLVDPRFSSNMADPGYPLQFHFPMELLGKVKPALLHMDPPEHTAHRMMLMPELSVKRVEAMRPRTQEIVDECIDAMLERGGPVDLVSMLSMPVPSIGMCELTGVPHESRDLFHRWVTLLVTQGSAEEHATANAEVEVLLYELIAERQKNPGDDLISSLLQRNGEKNELEPADISALVRAMIAAGHESTVNGISIGALVLLQHPEQADWLREHPELSGQAVDELSRYSSISDHGTVRVALEDAEIGGQLIRKGEGVICSLSASNHDPAVFKDPNTLDLTRREARHNVAFGFGRHQCAGQMLVRMQLEVVFTTLLRRIPGLRLDAALGELPFKANALIDGVHELPVTW
- a CDS encoding ferredoxin, with the protein product MRVIVDKERCVAAGSCVITSPAVFDQNDEDGKVVLLIETPDEKLREEVLESVNVCPVAALSVAD
- a CDS encoding AMP-binding protein; the encoded protein is MENPNTTCAPTAHGNGGTVHSLLDDAAADTPDGQCLRDAAGEVTYRRMAELSHGFAVWLSEQGAARGDRLLVQIPSRRELVAMVYGASRLGVILVPLNPAMKEYHLRSVIEDAEPSLIIGDGPTTEVLGRAAALPVHDLTAIWPHVEEAAGRPAPPPLGISADDTAFLVYTSGSTAAPKAVVCPHAQVTFASRAIQEVLGYRPDDVVFCRFPISWDYGLYKVLLACLGRSQLVLDGGESDLVLLRRMRETGATVVPIVPSLATMIGTLAARDAQDPPPVRMFTNTGAALPDHAVTALREAFPGVQVVRQFGQTECKRVSIMPPDEEHQRPGSVGLPLPGTTVLILDAEGRPLPAGETGEIVAAGPHVMPGYWRRPELSARTFRPDPDSGALRLHTGDYGRLDEDGYLYFEGRRDDMFKRKGIRMSTVEIEAAAMDIPGVRTATALPPTDTRDLVIFAETDLAPHTVLKELAERLESAKVPALCRVLDELPLSLHGKNARQALTEMIDGEGR
- a CDS encoding type III PLP-dependent enzyme, which gives rise to MSRYQALAERFGTPLYVYDLDEVDAARQQLLEALPEEFTLFYALKANPHPDLVRALREGEGRHCRPEISSTGELESALAAGFRGEDCLYTGPGKTPGELAEAIRLGVRVFSTDSVSDVRHVADAALANGATADCLLRVNSATASATSSIRMTGTPSQFGFDSETLAGVLPELRTIAGIRITGMHFFPLSNAKDEESLVGEFRHTIELAARLQDELDLPLRFLDIGGGFTVPYAVPGGRGAYPKLRGELAAALDTHFPQWRTEGPELACESGRYLVGASGTLVASVSNVKVSRGRKFVILDAGINTFGGMSGLGRLLPVAVGTESGECVESASLVGPLCTPGDILGREIDLPALAPGDLVTIPNAGAYGPTASLLMFLGRPAPTEVVVRGDTVLSVSRIEHSRSYAAVDGTSARTAAGEAE
- a CDS encoding cobalamin B12-binding domain-containing protein: MSAGLMHGATDTVSPAGGRRGTVVVTTVASDSHTWNLVFLQLLIEELGYEVINLGPCVPDQVLIDACRETAPDLVVISSVNGHGHQDGLRVIDALRACGELASTPVVIGGKLGVAGQQSDAAIGELMSAGFDAVFDDSSTTTREFSRFVGALPAAARPLERTEVVA
- a CDS encoding methylaspartate mutase, which produces MRPGAHPLRRTAEGARPVDFGAFVRARSRTGDLVVQPRMGFSDPGTMRAGLAATRAADATTVGTITLDSYTRVGELASVDSALRSGAKLNGYPIVTYDRAVTGQVLAGIRDETFPVQVRHGSAVPGDIFAALRRTLINATEGGPVSYCLPYGRTPLDESVRNWVRCTEDFAQLRESGVEPHLETFGGCMLGQLCPPSQLVAISLLEALFFCQHGIRSVSLSYAQQTHPGQDREAVAALRRLCGELLPTPNWHVVIYAYMGVYPTTDEGAYRLLDEAARLAVTSGSERLIVKTVAESRRIPTVAENVAALEAAALTARAARAGAPAPAESDSQTYLEARALIEGVLELSTDIGHAFELAFRQGALDIPYCLHPDNHGRARSYIDGDGRLRWAGIGRLPLAGLVGPARTREVTASGLIADLSYVQRAFDRTALESGGVRDRDRADIAPADSGSS